Sequence from the Candidatus Deferrimicrobium borealis genome:
TCGGCGGGCGTCTCGATCCGCTTCGGGTGACGAGGCACGTCGGCGGGGGGCTTCTGCCCGGCGACTTCCACCTCCCGGCGGTCCATGTAGGCGTTCATCTCCCGCACTTCCTTCGACGTGAGGTAGCGCCACTCCCCCGGCTCGACGCCGGCGAGCTCCAGCGGTCCGATCGCGACGCGCCGCAGCTTGGTCACCCGGTGGCCGATGGCGTCGAACATCTTGCGGACCTGGTGGTACCGGCCTTCCGCGATCCGCATCATCACCCACGCCTTGCCGCCCTTCTTCTCGATGAAGTTGATCTGGGCGGGGGTCGTCATCTTCCCCTCGATCGCGACGCCGCGCCGCAGGACGTTCAGCTCCGCCGGGCGGGGGACGCTCTGCAGCTTGGCGATGTACGTCTTCTCGACGCCGAAGCGGGGGTGCGTGAGCCGGTAGGCGAACTCGCCGTCGTTCGTCAGCAGGAGCAGCCCGGTCGTGTGGAAGTCGAGGCGGCCGACGGGGAAGACGCGGGAGGAAAGCTCGCCGACGAGCGACGGCGCGGTCTTGCGGCCTTCGCGGTCCTTCATCGTGGTCACCACGTTGTCGGGCTTGTACAGCAGGATGTAGATCTTCTCTTCCTGGACGGGGACGAGCGTGCGGCCGTCGAGGCGCACCTCCTGCGTGGACGGGTCCCACAGCGTGCCGGGGTCCAGGACCGGGACGCCGCCCACGGTGACGCGGCCGTTCCGGACCATCTCGTCGGCCACGCGGCGGGAGACGGACGCGGCCAGCGAGAGGTATCGGTTCAGCCGCTCAGTCGCCATTTCCGGGCTCGTTCCCCTCGCCTGCCGCCTTCGACGCCGCGTCCGACAGCTCGGCCTCGGTCACGTCCGCCGGGATCTTCCCTTCCGCCGACGACCCTTCCTCCCCCGGCCCGGCTTCGGCGAGGCTCGCGGCGAGCTCGTCCCCGCCCTGCTCGATCCCGCCGTCGGGGATCGCCGGCAGGTGCATCGTCGGCCGGCTTTCCCCGACCGCGGTCCCGGTGGAGGCGGCGAGGAAATCCTCGATATCCCGCATCGACGGCAGCTCGGAGAGGGAGCCGAGGCTGAACGTCTCCATGAACTCCCGGGTGGTTCCGAAGAGGAACGGCTTGCCGGGAACGTCCTTCTTCCCCGTCACCTTCACGAGCCGCCGGTCCATCAGGGTCTTCAACGACCCGGCGCAATCCACGCCGCGGATCTGCTCGATCTCCTGCCGGGTCAGCGGCTGCTTGTAGGCGATGATCGCCAGCGTCTCCAACGCCGCCCGGGAGAAGCGCGGAGGCTTCACGTCGAAGAGACGGCGCACGTGCTCCTGGTTCGCCGGGTTGGTGCGGAACTGGATCCCCTTCGCCACCTCTTCCACGAGGATGCCCGAGAGGTCCGCGGGGTATTTCGCCCGGAGGAGGGCGAGCACCTCCCGCACCTGGCCCCGGTTGAGGCCTCCCAGCAGCTGGCGCGCCTTGTCGAGGGGGATCGGCTCGGTGGAAACGAGGAGGAGGCTCTCCAGGATCGAGGCGGAGCGCGGAAGATCGGCGTCGGGCACCGACGGCTCCGTCTCCGCCCCGGCGGCGGGGCGCAACAGCTCGTCGACGGTGATCGGCTCCCCGGACGCCGGGGGCATCGCCGGAGGGTCGGCGGATCCCGGCGGGTCACTCCCCGTCGGCGGATTCGGTTTCGGTGTCTCTTCCATTTTCGGTCTCCCGGACGGCGGGCACGATGCTGATCAGCCCCAGAGGGTTCGCCTGGTACACGCGAATCGTCTTCAGGCGGACCAGCTCGAGGATGGCCAGAAAGAAGGATACGATCTCGTTCCTCGACTGGCAATGCGCGACGATGTCCTCGAAGCGGATGGACCCTTCTTCCTTCAGGCGATCGAGGAGGGAAGCGATGGCGTCGGCGATGGTAAGCCGATCGACGGAGAACTCCGCGGCGGCGTCGACGGGCACCCGCGCCAGGGCGTCCTTGAAGGCCGTGATGAGGTCCGCCATCGACAGCTCGGTGATGACGAGCTCCTCGTCCGGGATCTCCTCCCCGAGGAAATCGCGAACGAAGACGTCCCGCCCCAGCACCGGGCGGTCGCCCAGGCGCGCCGCCGCCTCCTTGAACCGCTCGTATTCGATCAGGCGCCGGGACAGCTCCTGGCGCATCACCTCGGGGTCTTCCTCCTCCTCCTCGTCCCCGTGGCGCGGCAGGAGCGACTTCGACTTGATGTAGACGAGGGTGGAGGCCATCACCAGGAACTCGCCCGCGACCTCGAGGTTCAGCGCCTGCATCAGGTCGAGGTAGACCAGGTACTGCTCGGTGATCTTCGCGATCGGGATGTCGTTGATGTCGAGCTTCTGGTCGCGGACCAGGTGCAGCAGGATGTCGAGGGGGCCCTCGAAGACGTCGAGGCGCAGCGGGACGTCGCCGACGGGGCTGGCCGGGGAGTCGCCGGGTTGCCGGGAGAGATCCGGCCTGTCGTCAGATCCGGACAGCGTCGCGGACCTCCGCCATCTTGGCGCCCGCCACCTCCCGCGCGCGGCGCGTGCCGTCGGCCAGGATGTCGCGCACGGAGACGCCGCTTTCGACAACCTGCCGCCGCTTCTCGCGGACGGGGGCGAGGACCTTCTCCATCCCTTCGAACATCCACTTCTTGCACTCGATGCACCCGATGCCGGCGGTGCGGCAGCCGACGTCCACCTTGGCGATCGTCGTCTCGTCGGAAAAGAGCTTGTGGTAGGAAAAGACGTTGCAGATCTCGGGGTTCCCGCAGTCGGTGCGCCGCTGCCGCGCCGGGTCGGTGACCATCGGCTTCACCTTGGCCCACACCTCCTCCGACGTGTCGGAGAGGAGGATCGCGTTGCCGTAGCTCTTGCTCATCTTCCGGTTGTCGGTCCCCATCAGCTTCGACGTTTCGGTCAGGTACGCCTCGGGGATGGTCAGGCACTCCCTGTACAGGAAGTTGAACCGGCGGGCGATCTCGCGGGTGAGCTCGAGGTGCGGGACCTGGTCGATGCCGACCGGGACGAGCGTGGCGTCGTACATCAGGATGTCGGCCGCCTGGAGGACCGGGTAGCCGAGAAAGCCGTACGTCTGCAGGTCGCGGCTGGTCTGCTCCCGGAGCTGCTCCTTGTAGGTCGGGTTGCGCTCCAGCCACGGCAGCGGCGTGATCATGGAGAGGAGCAGGTGCAGCTCGGCGTGCTCGGGGACGTGGCTCTGGATGAAGACCGTCGCCTTTTCCGGGTCGATCCCGGAGGCCAGCCAGTCGATGACCATGTCGTCGATGCTCTCGCGGATGACGGCGGTGCGGTCGTACTCGGTGGTCAAGGCGTGCCAGTCGGCGACGAAGAAGAAGCAGTCGTTCTCCTCCTGGAGTTTCTTCCAGTTGACCAGGACCCCGAGGTAGTGTCCCAGGTGAAGCTGGCCGCTCGGCCGCATGCCGCTCAAGACCCGTTTCCGCAACGCCTCGCCTCCGCCGGTGACCGGTTATCCGCCAAGGATGAACGTCGAGAGCATGTCGACGAACCGCCAGATTATACCAAGCGGGCCGGCCATGAGAAGCAGAAGTACGATCAGCATGCCGTAGCGCTCGACGGACGCCAGCGCCATCGAGGGACGGGGCGGCAGCAGGCCGACGGCGATCCGTCCGCCGTCCAGGGGGGGGACCGGGATCAGGTTGAAGACGGCCAGGAGCACGTTGAACTGCACGGAAACGGCGCACATGAGCGTCAGGGGGACCAGTACGGCGCGTGCCGGGGTATCCGTCAGGGGGGCGGCGCCGTGCGTCATCGCCTCGAGGAGCAGGGCCGGGTCGATGGCGGTGAGGACCCGGAAGAGGATGCCGGAGAGGGCGGCCAGGGCGAGGTTCGTGACGACCCCCGCGGCGGCGACGTAGATCGGGTCCCGCTTCTGGTCGCGCAGCAGGCGAAAGTTGACGGGGACCGGTTTGGCCCACCCGAACACCATCCCCGTGCCCAGAAGGAGCATCATGGCGGGGAGGAGCACCGTCCCGAACGGATCGATGTGGGGAAACGGGTTGAGCGTCACCCGCCCCAGCATCTTCGCCGTGGGATCCCCCTTCTTGTACGCGACCCAGCCGTGCGCCGCCTCGTGGAAGGTGATCGCGAGGATGACGGGGATCGCGTATACGGACAGCTTGTGAAGGAACTGCGCTATGTCGGGCAAACGTTCATCCTCTCTGTATGGGGAAATCTCATTCTATCACCAAACCCCGGAACCGGGACGTTGCTGGAACACCTTCATAAGCGGGACAGAGATAACGGTTTGTGCCTTTCGTAGAAAAATGTCTGTCCCGGTGCTGCGAATGTTCTACGGACGTCCCGGTTCCGGGGTCGGGGGGGAGGTGGAGAGGAGGAAGGCGATCTCCTCCTTCTTGTTGCGGAGCTCCCCGGCCAGCTTCCGCTCGAGGAGGAGGTCGAAGAGTCGCTTGAACCGCGGGCCGGGACGGTACCCGAGGTCGAGGAGGTCCTGTCCGTTCACCTGAAGGCGTACGTATTTCAGCTGGGTGAAATAGAGGGAGATATACCGTTTGATATCGGGATGTTTCGATCGCGCCATCAAGTAAAGGATCACTTCGGTCGGCAAGGGGGACAAGACGTCGTGGATCATCTTCCGGGAGATGGAAGGCGTCGAAATCAGGCGCAGGATGACGCTCTCCCCCTCGTCCTTGCAGATCCTGACCCACTCGCGCACCCGGGAGCGCGCCCCGAGATCCTTCACGAGTTTTTTCGCGTCGTCGCGGGAGAGGGGATCGAGCAGCGCGAGGAACGACACCGCCCACTTTTCGACCTTCTCCTCGAGGAAGAGGAGGGAGAACCAGGCGAGCACCTCCTGCACCTCACCGAGGAGCGTCAGGTGCGGCTTGTCGAGCGCCAGGGCGGGATGGATCGACGTCCCGAGGCCGAGTTCGGAGAGGCGCCGGACGATCCAAATCGGATCTTTCTCTTTAAGGATCAACTCCAACTCATTGTATAACCGTGGCTTTGGAATCCTGGCCAACAGGTCCAACCGGACCGCGTTCCGGATGAGGTTCAACGTGTGCCGGCCGACGGTGAAGCCGAACCGCCGCTCGAAGCGCATCGCCCGCAGGATCCGCGTCGGGTCCTCGACGAACGACAGGGAGTGGAGCACCCGGATGACCTTCTCCTTGATGTCCCGCTGGGCGCCGAAGAAGTCGATCACTTCCCCGAACCCCTCGGGGGAAAGCCGCACGGCCAGGGTGTTGATGACGAAATCCCGGCGATACATGTCCTGCTTGAGGGAGCTGTACTCCACCGTGGGGAGGGCCGCCGGCTTGAGGTAATATTCGACGCGCGCGGTGGCGACGTCGATCTTGAAGCCGTCCTGGAAGACCAGCACCGCGGTGCCGAACTTGTAGTGCGGACGGACGCGGGCGCCCTGCTCCTCGGCGAACGTCTCGGCGAACCGGATCCCGTCCCCCTCCACCACGATGTCCACGTCGAGGTTATCGACCCGCATCACGAGGTCGCGAACGAACCCCCCGACGGCGAACGCCTTCATCCCCAGCCGTTCCGCGCACTCCCCCGCCGCCCGCAGCAGGGACAGCACGCGCGCGGGAAGCCGATCCCGCATCAGGTTCCCCACGTTCTTGCGGGGCGCCATCGCCCCTTCCGTGTCGACATCCTCGACGGCGTCGGGATGCTCCACGTCCCGCATGTCGTAGAGGAAGAGGAGCAGCCCCGTCCGGGTGATGACCCCGAGGAGTTCCTTCCCCCGAACCACCGGGACCAGCCGCTGGTTCTTCCCGATGATGATCTCCTCGATCCGCTCGATCTCGGTTTCGGGCGTCGCCGTCTCGTAGTCGGCGTTCATGTACTCCCCCGCCCGCTCCCCGCCCAGGCCGTGGTAGACGGCCTTTTCCACCACCTGCCGGGTGAGGATCCCCGCTACCTTGCCGCTTCGCATCACCGGGACGGCGTTGATGTTGGACCGGGTGAGCGTATGGTGCACTTCGAGGATCGTATCCCCCGCGTCCACGGTGCGCGCCGGGGACGCCATCACGTCCGCGGCCGTGCGCCTGGGGATCACCTTCTCCTCGAGCAGGCGCAGGATCTTCTCGCGAACCTGGAACGTCGTCATGTCCTTCACCGTCGCCGAGGCGGCGTAGGCGTGCCCGCCGCCGCCGAACTCCCGCATCACCGCGGCCGCGTCCACCTCCGGTTTCCGGCTGCGCCCCACCAGCACCACCCGATCCCCCATCTGGCAGATGGCGAAGAGGATGCTCACCCCCTCCATGTCGCGCAATTTGTGCACGAGGAGGGCCAGATCCCCGACGTACTCCTCCCGCCGCGCCTCGGCGATCACCACCTCGACCCCGCGGATCGTGTACGCCCGCGTCCCCTGGAGCAGGTCGTACAGCAGGGAGATCTGCCCGGAGGTCAGATCCTTGGCGAGGATATCGGACACCTGGGTGAGCTTCGCCCCGCAGGAGAGCAGGTGCGCCGCGGCGAGGTAGTCGTCCACCGTGGTCGACGGGAAGCCGAGCGAGCCCGTGTCCTCGTAGATCCCCAGCATCATCACCGTCGCCTCGTCCGGCGTGATGGGGATTCCCCGCTCCTTGAGGATCTGGACGAGGATCGTCGTGGTCGAGCCGACGCGCCGGATCACCTCGAGGTCGCCCTTGACGTCGGCGTCCTCGTCGGGATGGTGGTCGTAGACGTGGACCGGGACGCCCGGCCGACCGACCAGTTCCCCGAAGATCCCGATGCGGGAGCGGGTGCGGATGTCGACCAGGATCAGGCGGGTCACCTTGTCGAGGTCGATCTCGCGGGGCTTGCGCATCGGCAGGTTGTAGAAGGCGGACTGGACGAGGAACCCCTTGACCGTCTCCTCCTGCGATCCGGGCAGGACGCAGACCGCCCCGGGGTAGAGCTTGCACGCCGCGAGCATCGACGCGATGGTGTCGAAGTCGGCGTTCAGGTGGGTGGTGATGACGTCCATGGCGCCGCTACCCGCGGGGGTGGTGCTTGCCGTGAATGTCCCGCAGCCGTTCCGGGGTGACGTGCGTGTAGATCTGGGTGGTGGCGATGTCGGCGTGGCCGAGCATCGCCTGGACCGCGCGCAGGTCCGCGCCCCCCGCCAGCAGGTGGCTGGCGAACGAGTGGCGCAGCGTGTGCGGGGAGATCCCCTGCTCGATCCCCGCCGCGAGCGCCCATCGCCGGATCCGGTTCCACAACGTCTGCCGGGTGATCGCCTTTCCGCGGCGGGAGAGGAACAGGTCGCTCGAATGCCGCTTCCCGAGGAACGACTGCCGCGCGGTGGCGGTGTACTCCCCGAGAACGGTCAGGGCGACGTCCGCCACCGGCACCACCCGCTCCTTGCCGCCCTTCCCAAGCACGTACAGGAAACCGGCGTTCGCGTCGACGTTCTGGAGCCGGAGGGTCACCACCTCGGAGGCGCGCAGCCCCGATGCGTACATGATCGTCAGCATCGCCCGGTCGCGGATCCCCTCGGGGGTGCTCCCGTCCGGCGCGGCCAGGAGCCGATCCACCTGCGTGAGGGTGAGGTATTTCGGCAGCGGCCGCCCGAGCCGCGGCGCCTTGACCCCGGTGATGGGGGACGCGGCGAGGACCCCCTCGCGCACGAGGAACCGGAAGAAGGAGCGCAGCGTCGAGACGTGCCGGGCGGTGGAACGGGCCGAGAGGCCCCCGTCCCGGAGCGATGTGAGGTGGTCGAGGAGGTCGGGGCGGCCGAACCTCCGCGCGTCGATCCCGCGTTCCGAGAGAAAGACGGAAAACCGGTGCATGTCGGCGCCATACGCCGACAGCGTGTTTCCGGAGAGACGCCGCTCCGTCTTCAGGTGGAGGAGAAAAGCGTCGAGGAGGGCGTCGTTGTCCATCAGCCGGGCTCCGGGAGGGGGATCTCCACGATCCGCGGCTCCATCGTGGCCAGGTCGACGATCGCGCACGTGTTCTTCCCCCGCACGAGGCCGCACGACTCCCCCGGGTTCACCACCAGCGCCTTGCCGACCCGCATCGTGAGCGGCCGGTGCGTGTGGCCGAAGAGGACGAGGTCGAACCGCCCCCGCCCGGAGAGCTCCCCCTGCAGCTGGTCGTAGGAATGCGCGAGCAGGATCGTCCGCCCGTCCACCGTTTCGATGTGCGGTCCTTGCCGGAACGCCCCGCCGGTCGCCTCCTGCAGCCCGTCGCGATCGGAGTCGCAGTTGCCGAAGACCCCGCGCAGGGGGAGCGCCGGATCGGCGTACCCCGCGAGGACGGCCGGCGAGCAGACATCCCCGAGATGGAACACCATCCCCACCCCCTCGGCGCGAAACAGGAGGAGCGCGCCTGCCGCGGCGCCCCGGTGGTCGTGGGAGTCTGACAGGATCCCCACCTTCACGAGGCCGCCACCCCCTACGCCCCGATGGACGCGAGGAGCGCCTGACGGATCTCCTCCTGGCGTTCGTTGGTCGAGATCTTCCGCCCGTCCCGGTCCACGATGTAGAAGACGTCGGCCACCTGGTCCGCTTTCGTGGAGATCTTGGAGAGCGCGATGTCGATCCCCAGCGCCGTCAGCGTGCTCGTGATGTCGTAGAGAAGGCCGATCCGGTCGTAGGTGAAGATGTCCACCACCGTGCAGCGCGAGGAGACCGAGTTGTCGAAGACGACGCGGGTGGGCCGGTACCGGGGGACGCGGTCCCGGACGTACTTCCCCACCCGAGGCTCGGCCATGAGCGCCTCCACCGTGGTCTCCCCCCGGAGAACGCGCGAGAGGTCCGCGATGACGCGCTGCTTCTTCGGGTCCCCCCGCAGGGGCTTGCCGAGATAGTTGGCGTAGAACGTGTCCAGCGCCACGGCGTCCACGGTGGTCGCGATCGAGGCGGTGAGGATGTTCATGGTGTTGGCCGACAGCGTCCCCGCGATCTTCGCGAAGAGGCCGCGCTCATCGGGGCAGACGACGAGGAACTCCGTGGTCCCCGACCCCGGCGAGTCGGTCGCCACGATGACGGGCGTCTTCCCGTCGAACGCCTCGAGGGTCCGGCAATGCTCGACGAACCGGCCATCGGGCGTCGCCAGGAGATACCGGTCGTCGACGCGGGAAAGGAACCGCTCCACCGTCTCCGGGGGCTCCCCGCCCAGGAACTCCCGCACCTCCTGGCGCCTCCGGTACGCGCGCTCCTCGAAGGGGCGCTTGAGGGCCCCCTGGTCCAGAACGTTGCGCCCCTTCTCGTACAGCTCGGCCAGGAGCATCGCCTTCCACTGGGTCCAGACCTCCGGGGCCACCTCCTTCATGTCCGCGTAGGTGAGCAGGTAGAGCATGTCCAGCCGGGAGGCCGTTCCCACGGTGTCGGCGAAGGAAAGGATCAGCTCGATGTCGTGCAGGTCGCGCCGCTGCGAAACGTTGGCCATCAGCAGGTGCTGCTCCACGAGGAAGACGAGGTCCGAAACGTCCGCCTCCGCGAGCCCCCACCGGGCGCCGATGCGCGCCACGATCTCCGCGCCGATCCTGCTGTGGCCGTGCCCCTTCCCCTTTCCGATATCGTGAAACAGGATCGCGAGGTGGAACAGCCCGCGGTTCTTTACGGACGCGTGGATCCGGTGGAACCCCTCCTCCTCCTCCGTGCGGGAAGAGGAGGTCTCGATCCCCGCCAGGACGCTCGCGCAGCGGATCGAATGGATGTCCACCGTGTAGACGTGATAGATGTCCCGCTGCACCTTGCAGTAGAGGGGGGCGAACTCCGGGATGTACCTGGCGAGAAAACGGCTCTCGTTCATGGCGAGGAGCGTCTCCCTCAAGTGGACCGGGTCGGAGAGGATCTCGAGGAAGAGCTTCGCCGCTTCCCGGTCCTCGCGGAAGGCGGCCCCCACCGCGGGCAACGCCATCTGGATGTTCCGCCGGGCCTGCGGGGAGAGGTACGATCTCGTCTTCTGCATCGACCGGAAGAACTCGAGGATCCGGATCGGCTCCTTCTCGAAGGAGGCGCGGTCCTTGACCTGCAGCTTCCCCTTGTAGAGGATCCCCCCCGCGCCGACGAGCTTCCGCTGCAGGAAGAAGAACGGCTTTCGTCCCCCCTCCTCCGGCAGGAAACGCCCCACCTCCTCGAGGACCTCGTCGGAAAGCCGGGCCGCCGAGGCCGCGTGGAGGTAGTACGACCGCATGAACCGCTCGACGGCCTGGTTCGACCCGAGCTGCCGGTATCGGAAACTCGCCGCCAGCCGCTCCTGCGCCTCGAAGCCGAGGACGTCGGCCTTCTTCCCCTGCAGGTAGTGGAGCTCGTTCCGCACCCGGAGAAGGTAACCGAGGACATGGTGGATCGTCTCGACGGTCCGGGGCCCGACCACGCCCTTCTTCCGCAGCTGCGCCAGATCGTCGCACTTGTACTTGATCCGCGCCCCCCAGACCGCCGTCTGAAGGTCGCGCAGGCCACCGCGCCCCTCCTTGACGTTCGGCTCCAGCAGGTAGACCGTCGAACCGACCTTGGCGTGCCGCGAGCGCATCTCCCCGATCTTCTTCCCGATGAACTTGTCGCCGCCCTGGAAGTAGAGGAACCGGTCCAGCTCCCGCGCCGAATCGCGGTACAGGGGGTCGTCCCCCGTGACGAGCCGGTGGTCGAGGAGCGACGTGCGGATCGAATCGTCCCCGCCGGCGAGCCGGATCGTCTCCTTGATGTTGCGGACGCTGTGCCCCACCTCGAGGCCGAGATCCCACAGCGGGTAGAGCATCCACTCGGTCATCGCCTCGACGAACCGGTCGACCTTGTACCCGTGAAGGAAAAGAAGGTCCACGTCGGAGTGGGGGCACAGCTCGCGACGACCGTAGCCGCCCACCGCGACGACCGACATCCGGCGGGAGATGTCCGGCGCCGAGGCGCGGAATCGCCCGCGGGCGCGTTCGTGGAGAACCGACAGGACGGCGTCCATGGCGTCGGAGAGCATCCGGCACGCCTCCACCCCGCCGCAGAGGCATTGGCGCTGCTGCTCGCGCACCGCGACGTGGGTGCCGGCGAGGAACTCCTTCAAGCTGTCGAGGAAGTCCCGGTCGGGGAGGTCGGTCCGCAGGAGGTCTCGGGAAAGGGATGGGAGCGGCACTCAGGAACCCGAGTGGGCGAGGATTCCGTTCTGCCCGTAGTAGC
This genomic interval carries:
- the glnD gene encoding [protein-PII] uridylyltransferase; the encoded protein is MPLPSLSRDLLRTDLPDRDFLDSLKEFLAGTHVAVREQQRQCLCGGVEACRMLSDAMDAVLSVLHERARGRFRASAPDISRRMSVVAVGGYGRRELCPHSDVDLLFLHGYKVDRFVEAMTEWMLYPLWDLGLEVGHSVRNIKETIRLAGGDDSIRTSLLDHRLVTGDDPLYRDSARELDRFLYFQGGDKFIGKKIGEMRSRHAKVGSTVYLLEPNVKEGRGGLRDLQTAVWGARIKYKCDDLAQLRKKGVVGPRTVETIHHVLGYLLRVRNELHYLQGKKADVLGFEAQERLAASFRYRQLGSNQAVERFMRSYYLHAASAARLSDEVLEEVGRFLPEEGGRKPFFFLQRKLVGAGGILYKGKLQVKDRASFEKEPIRILEFFRSMQKTRSYLSPQARRNIQMALPAVGAAFREDREAAKLFLEILSDPVHLRETLLAMNESRFLARYIPEFAPLYCKVQRDIYHVYTVDIHSIRCASVLAGIETSSSRTEEEEGFHRIHASVKNRGLFHLAILFHDIGKGKGHGHSRIGAEIVARIGARWGLAEADVSDLVFLVEQHLLMANVSQRRDLHDIELILSFADTVGTASRLDMLYLLTYADMKEVAPEVWTQWKAMLLAELYEKGRNVLDQGALKRPFEERAYRRRQEVREFLGGEPPETVERFLSRVDDRYLLATPDGRFVEHCRTLEAFDGKTPVIVATDSPGSGTTEFLVVCPDERGLFAKIAGTLSANTMNILTASIATTVDAVALDTFYANYLGKPLRGDPKKQRVIADLSRVLRGETTVEALMAEPRVGKYVRDRVPRYRPTRVVFDNSVSSRCTVVDIFTYDRIGLLYDITSTLTALGIDIALSKISTKADQVADVFYIVDRDGRKISTNERQEEIRQALLASIGA
- a CDS encoding CBS domain-containing protein, encoding MDVITTHLNADFDTIASMLAACKLYPGAVCVLPGSQEETVKGFLVQSAFYNLPMRKPREIDLDKVTRLILVDIRTRSRIGIFGELVGRPGVPVHVYDHHPDEDADVKGDLEVIRRVGSTTTILVQILKERGIPITPDEATVMMLGIYEDTGSLGFPSTTVDDYLAAAHLLSCGAKLTQVSDILAKDLTSGQISLLYDLLQGTRAYTIRGVEVVIAEARREEYVGDLALLVHKLRDMEGVSILFAICQMGDRVVLVGRSRKPEVDAAAVMREFGGGGHAYAASATVKDMTTFQVREKILRLLEEKVIPRRTAADVMASPARTVDAGDTILEVHHTLTRSNINAVPVMRSGKVAGILTRQVVEKAVYHGLGGERAGEYMNADYETATPETEIERIEEIIIGKNQRLVPVVRGKELLGVITRTGLLLFLYDMRDVEHPDAVEDVDTEGAMAPRKNVGNLMRDRLPARVLSLLRAAGECAERLGMKAFAVGGFVRDLVMRVDNLDVDIVVEGDGIRFAETFAEEQGARVRPHYKFGTAVLVFQDGFKIDVATARVEYYLKPAALPTVEYSSLKQDMYRRDFVINTLAVRLSPEGFGEVIDFFGAQRDIKEKVIRVLHSLSFVEDPTRILRAMRFERRFGFTVGRHTLNLIRNAVRLDLLARIPKPRLYNELELILKEKDPIWIVRRLSELGLGTSIHPALALDKPHLTLLGEVQEVLAWFSLLFLEEKVEKWAVSFLALLDPLSRDDAKKLVKDLGARSRVREWVRICKDEGESVILRLISTPSISRKMIHDVLSPLPTEVILYLMARSKHPDIKRYISLYFTQLKYVRLQVNGQDLLDLGYRPGPRFKRLFDLLLERKLAGELRNKKEEIAFLLSTSPPTPEPGRP
- the trpS gene encoding tryptophan--tRNA ligase; its protein translation is MRPSGQLHLGHYLGVLVNWKKLQEENDCFFFVADWHALTTEYDRTAVIRESIDDMVIDWLASGIDPEKATVFIQSHVPEHAELHLLLSMITPLPWLERNPTYKEQLREQTSRDLQTYGFLGYPVLQAADILMYDATLVPVGIDQVPHLELTREIARRFNFLYRECLTIPEAYLTETSKLMGTDNRKMSKSYGNAILLSDTSEEVWAKVKPMVTDPARQRRTDCGNPEICNVFSYHKLFSDETTIAKVDVGCRTAGIGCIECKKWMFEGMEKVLAPVREKRRQVVESGVSVRDILADGTRRAREVAGAKMAEVRDAVRI
- the xerD gene encoding site-specific tyrosine recombinase XerD, whose translation is MDNDALLDAFLLHLKTERRLSGNTLSAYGADMHRFSVFLSERGIDARRFGRPDLLDHLTSLRDGGLSARSTARHVSTLRSFFRFLVREGVLAASPITGVKAPRLGRPLPKYLTLTQVDRLLAAPDGSTPEGIRDRAMLTIMYASGLRASEVVTLRLQNVDANAGFLYVLGKGGKERVVPVADVALTVLGEYTATARQSFLGKRHSSDLFLSRRGKAITRQTLWNRIRRWALAAGIEQGISPHTLRHSFASHLLAGGADLRAVQAMLGHADIATTQIYTHVTPERLRDIHGKHHPRG
- a CDS encoding rRNA pseudouridine synthase, producing the protein MATERLNRYLSLAASVSRRVADEMVRNGRVTVGGVPVLDPGTLWDPSTQEVRLDGRTLVPVQEEKIYILLYKPDNVVTTMKDREGRKTAPSLVGELSSRVFPVGRLDFHTTGLLLLTNDGEFAYRLTHPRFGVEKTYIAKLQSVPRPAELNVLRRGVAIEGKMTTPAQINFIEKKGGKAWVMMRIAEGRYHQVRKMFDAIGHRVTKLRRVAIGPLELAGVEPGEWRYLTSKEVREMNAYMDRREVEVAGQKPPADVPRHPKRIETPADRGKRKVIRQSINEAARKKEIEKEKAAAAARDAERKGPRQPKPAWKRGAKHPGKKKSAPKPRGPYKKR
- a CDS encoding segregation/condensation protein A, whose translation is MSKAASPCATSWPTARAARGRWRAPRWRRSATLSGSDDRPDLSRQPGDSPASPVGDVPLRLDVFEGPLDILLHLVRDQKLDINDIPIAKITEQYLVYLDLMQALNLEVAGEFLVMASTLVYIKSKSLLPRHGDEEEEEDPEVMRQELSRRLIEYERFKEAAARLGDRPVLGRDVFVRDFLGEEIPDEELVITELSMADLITAFKDALARVPVDAAAEFSVDRLTIADAIASLLDRLKEEGSIRFEDIVAHCQSRNEIVSFFLAILELVRLKTIRVYQANPLGLISIVPAVRETENGRDTETESADGE
- the scpB gene encoding SMC-Scp complex subunit ScpB, producing the protein MEETPKPNPPTGSDPPGSADPPAMPPASGEPITVDELLRPAAGAETEPSVPDADLPRSASILESLLLVSTEPIPLDKARQLLGGLNRGQVREVLALLRAKYPADLSGILVEEVAKGIQFRTNPANQEHVRRLFDVKPPRFSRAALETLAIIAYKQPLTRQEIEQIRGVDCAGSLKTLMDRRLVKVTGKKDVPGKPFLFGTTREFMETFSLGSLSELPSMRDIEDFLAASTGTAVGESRPTMHLPAIPDGGIEQGGDELAASLAEAGPGEEGSSAEGKIPADVTEAELSDAASKAAGEGNEPGNGD
- a CDS encoding site-2 protease family protein; translation: MPDIAQFLHKLSVYAIPVILAITFHEAAHGWVAYKKGDPTAKMLGRVTLNPFPHIDPFGTVLLPAMMLLLGTGMVFGWAKPVPVNFRLLRDQKRDPIYVAAAGVVTNLALAALSGILFRVLTAIDPALLLEAMTHGAAPLTDTPARAVLVPLTLMCAVSVQFNVLLAVFNLIPVPPLDGGRIAVGLLPPRPSMALASVERYGMLIVLLLLMAGPLGIIWRFVDMLSTFILGG
- a CDS encoding metallophosphoesterase — its product is MKVGILSDSHDHRGAAAGALLLFRAEGVGMVFHLGDVCSPAVLAGYADPALPLRGVFGNCDSDRDGLQEATGGAFRQGPHIETVDGRTILLAHSYDQLQGELSGRGRFDLVLFGHTHRPLTMRVGKALVVNPGESCGLVRGKNTCAIVDLATMEPRIVEIPLPEPG